In one Dermacentor albipictus isolate Rhodes 1998 colony chromosome 4, USDA_Dalb.pri_finalv2, whole genome shotgun sequence genomic region, the following are encoded:
- the LOC135919991 gene encoding neprilysin-like — protein sequence MEKLTQGDGGRRPTGSANEVSTPTIAPPLQAPSESSNVGRATAGPSASTITALAGRSRRSRNTLSSTSSSASQAHIAVPPEQTKHSSSSSRTVSSRSETAGPVPLTHGIQSSTTASVSPRPMEELASPSKNAHQATSRTGRRRTDELTREDRKARRRQASSVEASPLFQAIRASQESRPAATGTGCSAEKTNLQGAIVGSEPCYQESPVGVGLSTEVGANSPSKAQPQHSTVNRDSNVDKGSVMHRPDTVVSGPAAAPKKIRRGLAAGNIKRRLQTALRTTPGATAFTPNIQDLLQLKKPSLDQQSLWRSLHAFILGGAPQHRRTLIYLLLLCAAAGSLLLGLLMFGMFSGHNPSAVKVCANNDCVGHVATLSLADSEDIARPCTNFAQFVCSGVKNKYSSLANSVVMQSILHQTEQVIRQHLNHSVFNRPSQMFRRCLDANSREDGTLKFFVDFLRDKSFAWPTPDETDAFPDASSRNYSQPLKILLDLAVTWAMPLWFRCDLIFRRERSDRALRLAPSPFGHIGKIFHDIAVSTNLYATYVDFIASILFTLRKPTPAFAHFVRHSKSMHEQIYNNFSMTLTSSIFDAKKVLLWEIPSFVAELTVNDWQRALRTVYDVHPPISRDDIVFVTNHRLLVVMSTLFENYTPQEIAFHVVWWFAQIGCTLASSVLFNSLSSVRLGSHLQSAYCITLAKMFYNILLAAAAKADTSIPDQMRITNYFENVNTVAAEKLEFMTNIENFTNDALQSMLMKTETVLWPSGSLASTQGLQLHYGPAYNGSNGLIGEVLETVRFPQRFIGTYESSVAAKILFPTGARLTSYDPAQNVISVATDLLGPPFYYSSGTSAMIYGGLGFVYAMEVVIALNSMSALIYDNLTSTPIQSLGGSLWVPPSCENRDLLFPEQPALALAHAAYLRFRDADSDLPLKGLSYSPEQIFFITFCHATCLFYPNNTHFSPACNEAVKNFAPFSKAFSCPKGSEMNPAMKCGYL from the exons ATGGAGAAATTAACGCAAGGTGACGGTGGCCGAAGACCGACTGGCTCGGCGAATGAAGTTTCAACCCCCACAATCGCGCCGCCTCTCCAGGCCCCGAGCGAGTCTTCCAACGTTGGCCGAGCAACGGCTGGTCCTTCAGCTTCCACCATCACGGCCCTTGCTGGACGCTCTCGGCGATCTCGAAACACGTTATCTTCCACCTCTTCGTCCGCCTCGCAAGCCCACATCGCAGTCCCCCCGGAGCAGACCAAGCACTCTTCGAGTAGCTCCCGAACCGTGTCTTCGCGCTCAGAAACAGCTGGACCAGTGCCGCTCACCCATGGCATCCAGTCGTCCACTACAGCGTCTGTTTCTCCCCGGCCGATGGAGGAGCTGGCGTCGCCATCTAAGAACGCCCACCAGGCCACCAGCCGCACTGGCCGTCGCCGCACGGACGAGCTTACGCGCGAAGACCGCAAGGCTCGCCGACGTCAAGCGTCCAGTGTGGAAGCTTCCCCACTTTTCCAGGCGATTCGCGCTTCTCAGGAATCTCGTCCAGCCGCCACCGGCACCGGGTGTTCTGCAGAGAAGACAAACCTGCAGGGGGCTATTGTTGGCAGCGAGCCGTGTTACCAAGAGTCACCGGTCGGAGTTGGGCTGAGCACGGAAGTCGGCGCTAATTCTCCATCAA AGGCGCAACCGCAGCATTCCACAGTGAACCGGGATTCCAACGTGGACAAGGGAAGCGTCATGCATCGTCCCGATACGGTGGTTTCTGGACCAGCAGCGGCCCCTAAGAAAATCCGCCGAGGCCTAGCCGCGGGTAATATCAAGCGGAGGTTACAGACTGCCCTTCGTACCACGCCTGGCGCGACTGCATTCACTCCTAACATCCAGGACCTCCTTCAACTG AAAAAGCCGTCCTTGGACCAGCAGTCGCTATGGCGAAGCCTACACGCATTCATTCTCGGGGGAGCACCACAGCACCGCCGGACGCTCATCTATTTGCTGTTACTATGTGCCGCGGCTGGAAGTCTACTTCTGGGCTTACTCATGTTTGGGATGTTCAGTGGGCACAATCCGAGTGCAGTCAAAGTTTGCGCAAATAACGACTGCGTAGGTCACGTGGCGACGCTCAGTTTGGCCGACAGCGAGGACATCGCCAGACCCTGCACCAATTTCGCCCAATTTGTGTGTTCTGGAGTAAAGAACAAGTACAGTTCCTTGGCAAACAGCGTCGTTATGCAAAGTATACTCCACCAAACAGAACAAGTTATCAGGCAACACTTGAACCATTCAGTCTTCAACAGACCCTCCCAAATGTTCCGCAGGTGCCTTGATGCAAACAGTCGTGAAGACGGCACGCTGAAATTTTTTGTCGACTTTTTACGCGACAAGAGCTTCGCCTGGCCGACCCCTGATGAAACAGACGCTTTCCCGGATGCCAGCTCTAGAAACTACTCGCAACCACTGAAAATATTGCTCGATCTCGCAGTGACGTGGGCGATGCCACTCTGGTTCCGTTGCGACCTCATTTTTCGACGTGAGCGTAGTGACCGTGCTCTTAGGCTTGCTCCATCTCCTTTTGGGCATATAGGAAAAATATTTCACGACATCGCAGTGAGTACCAACTTATACGCTACCTATGTTGACTTCATAGCAAGCATCCTCTTCACGCTTCGAAAGCCAACACCTGCGTTTGCTCATTTTGTCCGGCACAGTAAAAGCATGCATGAACAGATCTACAACAACTTCTCGATGACTCTCACGAGTTCAATTTTCGATGCCAAGAAAGTTCTATTGTGGGAGATACCCTCGTTTGTGGCAGAGCTCACGGTCAACGACTGGCAGAGGGCGCTGCGAACAGTGTATGATGTGCATCCTCCAATCAGCCGCGACGACATAGTGTTTGTGACAAATCACCGGCTACTAGTCGTGATGTCCACACTCTTCGAAAACTACACACCGCAAGAAATTGCGTTTCACGTCGTGTGGTGGTTCGCACAGATCGGCTGCACCCTCGCGAGTAGCGTCCTGTTCAACTCCCTCAGCAGTGTCCGGCTCGGAAGTCACCTGCAATCCGCATATTGCATCACTCTAGCCAAGATGTTCTACAACATTTTGTTGGCGGCTGCGGCCAAAGCTGATACTTCCATCCCAGATCAGATGAGGATAACTAACTACTTCGAAAACGTAAATACTGTTGCTGCTGAAAAACTCGAATTTATGACGAATATCGAGAACTTCACAAACGACGCATTACAGAGCATGCTCATGAAGACGGAAACTGTCCTCTGGCCCAGCGGCAGTTTAGCAAGCACGCAAGGCTTGCAACTTCACTACGGTCCAGCGTATAACGGCTCCAACGGATTGATTGGTGAAGTGCTTGAGACAGTTCGTTTCCCGCAACGCTTCATCGGAACATACGAAAGCAGTGTTGCTGCGAAGATATTGTTTCCTACGGGTGCACGCCTGACATCCTACGATCCTGCACAGAACGTCATCTCTGTGGCGACAGACCTGCTCGGGCCGCCTTTCTACTATTCTAGTGGCACCAGCGCCATGATATACGGCGGACTCGGCTTTGTTTACGCCATGGAGGTTGTGATCGCATTGAACAGCATGAGTGCTCTAATCTACGACAACCTCACTTCGACCCCGATCCAGTCGTTGGGTGGGAGCCTCTGGGTCCCACCATCGTGCGAGAATCGCGATTTACTTTTTCCGGAGCAACCAGCGCTTGCCTTGGCCCACGCGGCATACCTGCGCTTTCGTGACGCGGATTCGGACCTCCCGCTGAAAGGCTTGAGCTACAGCCCGGAACAGATATTTTTCATTACCTTTTGCCACGCTACGTGTTTGTTCTACCCGAACAATACCCATTTTTCACCGGCCTGCAACGAAGCGGTGAAGAACTTCGCACCGTTTTCGAAAGCATTTTCCTGCCCGAAAGGTTCAGAAATGAATCCTGCAATGAAGTGCGGATATCTCTAG